In Candidatus Kryptonium sp., the following are encoded in one genomic region:
- a CDS encoding helix-turn-helix transcriptional regulator, whose product MEKFTNKVVVNVDPCVIRFLRRKSGLDPDTAAQKLNISRKLYTDLEFGKFKITIGVIKRLARAFEINPSDFFISDIYDHYEYNPFSSVTIVNDVEEMLKVLRGISSSTIRVLDKKVDISVVIYRRKSDKLRRGLEKIKKKCEEIFPMLSFDLTVINLR is encoded by the coding sequence ATGGAAAAGTTTACAAACAAGGTTGTAGTTAATGTTGATCCTTGCGTCATTAGATTTTTAAGAAGGAAATCTGGGCTTGATCCTGATACGGCTGCCCAGAAATTAAACATTAGCAGAAAACTGTATACAGATTTGGAGTTCGGAAAGTTTAAAATTACGATTGGAGTGATAAAAAGATTAGCACGGGCTTTTGAGATAAATCCTTCCGATTTTTTCATAAGTGATATTTACGATCATTACGAATACAATCCATTTAGCAGCGTTACGATCGTAAATGATGTTGAGGAGATGTTAAAAGTCTTAAGAGGGATAAGTAGTTCAACTATTAGGGTATTGGACAAAAAGGTTGATATTTCTGTCGTAATTTATCGGAGGAAGTCTGACAAACTAAGAAGAGGGCTTGAAAAGATAAAAAAGAAGTGCGAAGAGATATTTCCGATGCTTAGTTTTGATTTAACAGTTATAAACTTAAGATAG
- the lpdA gene encoding dihydrolipoyl dehydrogenase encodes MPEKFDIVVIGSGPGGYVSAIRASQLGFKTAIIEKDRVGGICLNWGCIPTKALLKSAELFNLFKRADEFGLKVENLNFDFKKIIQRSRQVAERLSKGVEFLLKKNNITKIVGHGFILKPGLIGVKNEKDEIEVVADNIIIATGARPRELPGIHIDGKLIITSKEAMLLDEPPKSMIIIGAGAIGVEFAYFYNTFGTKITLIEMMPSILPNEDKEITDILAKSFQKSGIEILTNTKVVQAKAVNGQAEVIVQNESGEKALKADVALVAVGVQGNANNLGLENVGVEVENTFIKVDKKTYKTTAERIYAIGDVIGPPLLAHVASAEGIRCVENIAGVETLPIDYDNIPSCTYSIPQVASIGLTEQKAIERGYKIRVGRFPFRANGKALAIGETEGMVKVIFDENYGELLGAHIIGPEATELIAEFGVAKTLESTAFEIVKTIHAHPTLSETLMEASADSLKEAIHI; translated from the coding sequence ATGCCAGAAAAATTTGACATTGTCGTAATTGGAAGCGGTCCTGGCGGTTATGTCTCAGCAATAAGAGCATCACAATTGGGTTTTAAAACTGCTATAATAGAAAAAGATCGCGTCGGTGGTATTTGTCTTAATTGGGGCTGTATTCCAACAAAAGCACTTCTTAAATCCGCTGAACTTTTCAACTTGTTTAAAAGAGCTGATGAATTTGGGTTAAAGGTTGAAAATTTAAATTTTGATTTCAAAAAAATAATTCAAAGAAGCAGGCAGGTCGCTGAAAGATTAAGCAAGGGTGTTGAATTCCTATTGAAAAAAAATAACATAACAAAAATAGTCGGACACGGCTTTATACTGAAACCTGGCTTGATAGGTGTAAAAAATGAAAAAGATGAAATTGAAGTCGTTGCAGATAATATAATAATTGCAACCGGTGCTCGCCCAAGAGAGTTGCCTGGAATTCACATTGATGGTAAATTAATCATCACAAGCAAGGAAGCTATGCTTCTTGATGAGCCTCCTAAATCAATGATAATTATCGGCGCTGGAGCAATTGGTGTTGAATTCGCTTACTTTTACAACACATTCGGGACGAAAATAACTTTAATAGAGATGATGCCATCAATTCTTCCAAACGAAGACAAAGAAATAACTGATATACTTGCGAAATCTTTCCAAAAGTCGGGGATTGAAATTTTAACAAATACAAAAGTTGTTCAAGCGAAAGCGGTTAACGGACAAGCGGAGGTAATAGTTCAAAATGAAAGTGGCGAAAAAGCTTTAAAAGCCGATGTTGCACTTGTTGCAGTCGGAGTTCAAGGTAACGCTAATAATCTTGGGCTGGAGAATGTCGGAGTTGAGGTTGAAAATACTTTTATAAAAGTTGATAAGAAGACATATAAAACAACTGCGGAGAGAATTTATGCAATTGGTGATGTGATCGGACCACCGCTTCTTGCGCATGTCGCTTCAGCGGAAGGAATTAGATGTGTTGAGAATATAGCTGGAGTTGAAACCTTGCCGATTGATTACGATAACATTCCAAGTTGCACTTACAGTATTCCACAAGTTGCAAGCATCGGTTTAACTGAACAAAAAGCAATTGAAAGGGGATATAAAATTAGAGTAGGTCGTTTCCCATTTAGAGCTAATGGCAAAGCGCTCGCAATTGGTGAAACGGAGGGCATGGTTAAAGTGATTTTTGATGAAAATTACGGTGAATTGCTCGGCGCTCACATCATCGGACCTGAGGCGACAGAATTAATTGCTGAATTTGGCGTTGCTAAAACGCTTGAGAGCACAGCTTTTGAAATAGTTAAAACAATCCATGCACATCCAACTTTATCTGAAACTCTTATGGAAGCTTCTGCTGATTCATTGAAGGAAGCGATACACATTTAA
- a CDS encoding TIGR03546 family protein, with protein sequence MPIPIIQLIARIIKILRSQGSPGQVAAGFAFGMCLGLIPWNTLHSFLIWIIVIILNVNFGAVLLAIGLFAPIAYIFDPFFHSFGYWILVDIEGLRGVWTSLYQTSLIPFTRFYNTVVMGSTVTSFILFLPVYFLAKWFVKNYREKIDPHIQKLPIIKAAKASKLYQIYEKIKIWSET encoded by the coding sequence GTGCCGATCCCGATAATACAATTAATTGCAAGGATCATAAAAATTTTGCGGTCGCAGGGTTCACCAGGACAAGTTGCTGCTGGCTTTGCCTTTGGAATGTGTCTTGGTTTAATCCCGTGGAATACTTTGCATAGTTTTTTGATCTGGATAATCGTCATAATTTTGAATGTAAATTTTGGAGCTGTTCTCTTGGCAATTGGACTTTTTGCGCCAATTGCTTATATCTTTGATCCTTTTTTTCATTCGTTCGGATATTGGATACTTGTTGATATTGAAGGATTAAGAGGTGTATGGACATCGCTTTATCAAACATCGTTGATCCCATTTACAAGATTTTACAACACTGTGGTAATGGGTAGCACGGTCACATCTTTTATATTGTTTTTGCCAGTTTATTTTTTAGCAAAGTGGTTCGTTAAAAATTATCGTGAGAAAATTGATCCACACATTCAAAAGTTGCCAATTATAAAAGCAGCGAAAGCATCAAAACTTTACCAGATTTATGAGAAAATTAAGATTTGGAGCGAGACATGA
- a CDS encoding TIGR03545 family protein, which yields MKYIRKSGVIFLGVVVVIIILLNIFLTDKWLERQLENAGSNIVGAKVEIDNLDFSFLKLRIKWDRIQVTHPKHTMKNMIETGPVEFKLSLSALLKKKFVIENMQVLNIRTFTDRKTDGRLPKKQEKVEKREPSFIEKQFALLLDELKKAPAFELVSELEDIKPKDILDKIQLETPSKIDSVRNFVEAEIQKYRTDIENLQNDVRKLKEIEANLRSINPSAIKTVNDLKTTYETVNGSIKQINEIKNRYEAKVNEIKQLPDKFNKIKLEIQEHIKNDIQKVKGYAKLPDVQNINLIKYLVGPKIYSYYLTYEEYSETAERYIQKMQALKPEKEERPPRLKGQDIQFVKERALPEFWLKRCVLSGETNAGFRIKGEITNVSNQPKIVGLPTRIVITGDRPDKASLKLEVELDFVSNPSSQKLNFEFKRLPISDFNFDHSVKFLPVKVDNSIGDINFRLTRQGGDVKSEFNLMFYNPQFVFLSFSPANFYEERLFNVVKNTFSAVRYLDVNASISVINKEFKASISSSLDRQLTAGFRDAIGREVERLKREAEAMARAKLEEIRKEFEARAEEKIKELVSRAEEYKDVVSLVESLREQKLKELDQEIKKRGTRILENILRR from the coding sequence ATGAAATACATAAGAAAATCTGGCGTCATATTTCTTGGCGTTGTCGTAGTCATAATCATTTTGCTTAACATTTTTTTAACTGATAAATGGCTTGAGAGACAACTTGAAAATGCAGGTTCAAACATAGTCGGAGCAAAGGTTGAAATAGATAACCTTGATTTTTCTTTCTTGAAGTTGAGGATCAAATGGGATAGAATTCAAGTCACACACCCAAAGCACACGATGAAAAATATGATTGAAACAGGCCCCGTAGAGTTTAAGTTGTCTTTGTCCGCTCTGCTAAAGAAAAAGTTCGTCATAGAAAATATGCAAGTTTTGAACATAAGGACATTTACAGATAGGAAAACCGATGGACGATTGCCAAAAAAACAAGAAAAGGTTGAAAAAAGAGAACCAAGTTTTATTGAAAAGCAATTTGCTCTCTTGCTTGATGAATTGAAGAAAGCGCCCGCTTTTGAGCTCGTATCTGAACTTGAAGATATTAAGCCCAAAGACATATTGGACAAAATTCAACTTGAAACGCCTTCAAAAATTGATTCAGTAAGGAACTTTGTTGAAGCAGAGATCCAAAAATACAGGACGGATATTGAAAATTTGCAAAATGATGTCAGGAAACTTAAAGAAATTGAAGCAAATCTTAGGTCAATAAATCCATCCGCAATAAAAACTGTAAACGACCTTAAAACGACCTACGAAACTGTAAACGGAAGCATCAAGCAAATAAATGAAATAAAAAATCGCTACGAGGCAAAAGTTAACGAAATAAAGCAACTGCCTGACAAATTCAACAAAATCAAACTTGAAATTCAAGAGCATATAAAAAACGACATTCAAAAAGTAAAGGGCTACGCAAAACTTCCAGATGTTCAAAACATAAATCTTATCAAGTATCTTGTCGGCCCGAAGATTTATTCTTACTATTTGACATATGAGGAATATTCCGAGACGGCAGAGAGATATATTCAGAAAATGCAGGCACTTAAGCCAGAGAAGGAAGAAAGACCTCCGCGACTAAAAGGGCAAGATATACAATTCGTTAAAGAGAGAGCTTTACCTGAATTTTGGCTAAAAAGATGTGTCTTATCCGGCGAAACTAACGCAGGTTTTCGCATCAAAGGTGAGATCACGAATGTAAGCAATCAACCGAAGATAGTTGGCTTGCCAACTCGCATTGTGATCACTGGTGATAGACCTGACAAGGCAAGTTTGAAACTTGAAGTGGAGCTTGACTTCGTAAGCAATCCATCAAGCCAAAAGTTAAATTTTGAGTTCAAGAGGTTGCCGATTTCTGATTTTAACTTTGATCATTCCGTTAAATTTTTACCAGTCAAAGTTGATAATTCCATCGGCGATATAAATTTCAGATTGACAAGACAAGGTGGAGATGTTAAATCGGAGTTCAATCTAATGTTTTACAATCCGCAATTTGTCTTTTTGTCATTTTCTCCAGCGAATTTCTATGAGGAAAGATTGTTCAATGTCGTCAAAAATACATTTAGCGCAGTCAGATATTTAGATGTAAATGCGTCTATTAGCGTTATCAATAAGGAGTTTAAGGCAAGCATAAGTTCAAGTTTGGATAGACAATTAACAGCTGGATTCAGGGATGCTATCGGAAGGGAAGTAGAGAGGTTGAAAAGAGAAGCGGAAGCGATGGCACGAGCGAAATTAGAGGAAATTAGAAAAGAATTTGAAGCGAGGGCAGAAGAAAAAATCAAGGAATTGGTAAGTAGGGCAGAGGAATATAAAGATGTTGTTAGCTTGGTTGAAAGTTTGAGGGAGCAAAAATTAAAAGAGCTTGATCAAGAGATTAAAAAACGAGGGACGAGAATTCTTGAAAACATCCTCAGAAGATAG
- a CDS encoding D-alanine--D-alanine ligase has product MEKIKVAVLLGGTSPERDVSIISGKYVTQGLREAGYIVKPIDPALGINQPDDEEKLFISSIRETPPTEEELAKFSNKNVIECINSHLLDDVDVVFIVLHGKWGEDGTVQALLDLRGKKYTGSGVLASAIGIDKNMSKIVFEHYGVQTPDWFVVKKNRIDINEIRQKIEKSFSYPCVVKPNDQGSTVGLTIVHCPEEIEPAIELAFKYSDLVLVEDFIEGKELTVGILGNLALPVIEIIPKGGIYDYYHKYTKGATEYIVPAQIPDEWTEKLKEQSIIAFESIGCKGFARVDFRVTEKGEIYCLEINTIPGMTGTSLVPKAAKAAGIEFPELVDRIVKLALSE; this is encoded by the coding sequence ATGGAAAAGATTAAAGTCGCTGTTCTACTTGGTGGGACATCACCAGAAAGGGATGTCTCAATAATCTCGGGGAAATATGTAACTCAAGGTTTAAGAGAAGCAGGTTATATCGTAAAACCGATTGACCCAGCTCTTGGGATAAATCAACCCGATGACGAAGAAAAACTTTTCATAAGTTCAATAAGAGAAACACCACCAACAGAAGAAGAGCTTGCGAAATTTTCAAATAAAAATGTAATAGAATGCATTAATTCACATCTGCTTGATGATGTTGATGTCGTTTTCATAGTTTTGCATGGTAAATGGGGAGAAGATGGGACAGTCCAAGCGTTGCTTGATCTTAGGGGGAAAAAATATACTGGCTCCGGAGTGCTTGCAAGTGCGATAGGGATTGATAAAAACATGTCAAAGATTGTTTTTGAACATTACGGAGTTCAAACGCCCGATTGGTTCGTTGTCAAGAAAAATAGAATTGACATAAATGAAATTCGCCAAAAGATAGAAAAATCCTTTTCCTACCCTTGCGTCGTCAAGCCAAACGACCAAGGTTCAACAGTCGGATTGACGATCGTCCATTGTCCCGAAGAAATTGAGCCAGCTATTGAACTTGCTTTCAAGTATTCGGATTTGGTTTTAGTTGAAGATTTCATAGAAGGAAAAGAATTAACAGTTGGAATACTCGGTAATTTGGCTTTGCCAGTTATTGAGATAATACCCAAAGGTGGGATTTACGATTATTATCACAAATATACAAAGGGAGCAACTGAATACATCGTCCCAGCTCAAATACCGGACGAATGGACAGAAAAACTCAAAGAGCAATCAATTATCGCATTTGAATCCATCGGTTGCAAAGGATTCGCAAGAGTTGATTTCAGAGTCACGGAAAAAGGGGAAATTTACTGCCTTGAAATCAATACAATCCCAGGAATGACAGGGACAAGCTTAGTTCCAAAAGCAGCTAAAGCTGCTGGAATTGAATTCCCAGAACTCGTTGATAGAATTGTGAAGCTCGCTCTTTCTGAGTAA
- a CDS encoding class II aldolase/adducin family protein, with product MRDKKITMEKEKLISEIVEISHLVYKKGFVSAMDGNISARLGNGNILCTSTAVNKGEIKKSQIVEVDPDGNLIYGIYKPSTEIKMHLFIYSQRKDVKAIVHAHPPFATAFATAGISLEGFVLPEVIINLGKIPLAKYATPSTDEVPKSIEPFVEKCDAFLLQNHGAVTLGENLRDAYYKMEKLEHYAMIILLARILGGEKNLTPEDLQKLLSVSPEAYGKQIKI from the coding sequence ATGAGGGATAAGAAAATTACAATGGAAAAAGAAAAACTAATTTCAGAGATCGTAGAAATCTCGCATTTGGTTTATAAAAAGGGATTTGTTTCAGCAATGGATGGAAACATATCTGCACGACTTGGAAATGGAAACATACTTTGCACTTCAACCGCTGTAAATAAAGGCGAGATAAAAAAATCCCAAATTGTTGAAGTTGACCCTGATGGAAATTTGATTTATGGGATTTACAAACCATCAACCGAGATAAAGATGCATCTTTTCATTTACAGTCAAAGGAAAGATGTGAAGGCGATCGTTCACGCACATCCGCCCTTTGCAACTGCGTTCGCAACCGCTGGGATCTCGCTTGAGGGATTTGTCCTTCCCGAAGTTATAATAAACCTTGGCAAAATCCCGCTTGCAAAATATGCAACTCCATCAACCGACGAAGTTCCAAAATCAATTGAGCCATTTGTTGAAAAATGCGATGCATTTTTGCTTCAAAACCATGGCGCTGTGACACTTGGGGAAAATTTAAGAGATGCGTATTACAAGATGGAAAAACTTGAACATTATGCAATGATCATATTGCTTGCGAGGATCCTTGGTGGTGAAAAAAATTTAACACCCGAAGATTTACAAAAACTTTTATCTGTAAGTCCAGAAGCGTACGGTAAACAAATAAAGATTTAA
- the lysS gene encoding lysine--tRNA ligase, whose translation MKRRLEELEELKKLGINPYPYEFPVNAYSEDILKNFKDEDPPMSVSIAGRIMSIRRMGKATFSHIQDSKGKIQIYFKKDVLGDKYDILKLLDIGDIIGVKGEVFRTKTGEITVKVEDYQVLAKSIRPLPIVKEKIDESGNRIVYDPFTDKEMRYRQRYVDLIVNPDVKQVFIKRAKIISTIREILDSHGFIEVETPILQPIYGGATARPFITHHNALDMDLYLRIADELYLKRLIVGGFEGVYEIGKDFRNEGMDRMHNPEFTMLELYVAYKDYNWMMEFTENLIYTVNLRVNGTAKIKFGENEIDLTPPWRRIPMFELLKQYTGENLEGKTEDELRAIARRLNVDVSSKIGVGKIIDEIFSEIVQPNLIQPTFVIDYPVEMSPLAKRHRNNPRLVERFEVIICGMEVCNAFSELNDPIDQRLRFEEQARLRAQGDEEAMTIDEDFIRALEYGMPPTAGLGIGIDRLVMILTNQKTIRDVILFPHMRPEK comes from the coding sequence ATGAAAAGACGACTTGAAGAACTTGAAGAGCTTAAAAAGCTCGGCATCAATCCATATCCCTACGAGTTTCCAGTAAACGCTTACTCAGAGGACATCCTGAAAAACTTCAAGGATGAAGATCCACCTATGAGCGTTTCAATTGCAGGGAGAATTATGTCAATTAGGAGAATGGGCAAAGCAACATTTTCACACATTCAGGATTCAAAAGGGAAAATACAAATTTATTTTAAAAAGGATGTCCTCGGCGATAAATATGATATATTGAAACTCCTTGATATTGGCGATATAATCGGTGTTAAGGGTGAAGTTTTCAGGACGAAAACTGGTGAGATAACTGTAAAAGTTGAGGATTATCAAGTCCTTGCGAAATCAATACGACCTTTGCCAATCGTTAAAGAAAAAATAGATGAAAGCGGTAATAGAATAGTTTACGATCCGTTCACAGATAAAGAGATGAGATACAGACAAAGGTATGTTGATTTGATAGTAAACCCGGATGTAAAGCAAGTTTTTATAAAGCGTGCGAAGATAATCAGCACGATTCGCGAAATCCTTGACTCACATGGTTTCATTGAAGTTGAAACCCCGATTCTTCAACCGATTTATGGTGGTGCAACCGCAAGACCGTTCATAACGCATCACAACGCATTGGATATGGATCTATATTTAAGGATCGCCGATGAGCTTTATTTGAAAAGATTGATAGTAGGTGGATTTGAAGGAGTTTATGAGATCGGAAAAGATTTCAGAAACGAGGGGATGGATAGGATGCATAATCCGGAGTTTACGATGCTTGAGCTTTATGTTGCCTATAAAGATTATAACTGGATGATGGAGTTTACTGAAAATTTGATTTACACTGTGAACTTGCGTGTGAATGGGACGGCGAAGATAAAATTTGGAGAAAACGAAATTGACTTGACACCTCCGTGGAGAAGGATTCCGATGTTTGAACTTTTGAAACAATATACTGGTGAAAATCTTGAAGGCAAAACTGAAGATGAACTTCGTGCAATTGCAAGGCGATTAAATGTTGATGTCTCGTCAAAAATTGGGGTTGGCAAAATAATTGACGAGATCTTTTCTGAGATCGTTCAACCAAATCTAATTCAGCCGACTTTTGTAATTGATTATCCTGTTGAGATGTCTCCGCTTGCAAAAAGACACAGAAATAATCCACGACTTGTTGAAAGATTTGAAGTTATAATTTGCGGGATGGAGGTATGCAATGCCTTCAGCGAGTTAAACGATCCAATTGATCAGCGCTTGAGATTTGAAGAACAAGCCCGACTTAGAGCGCAGGGAGACGAGGAAGCGATGACAATTGATGAAGATTTTATAAGAGCTCTTGAATATGGGATGCCTCCAACTGCAGGACTTGGAATTGGAATTGATCGCCTTGTGATGATTTTAACTAATCAAAAAACAATCCGAGATGTAATTCTTTTCCCGCACATGAGACCCGAAAAATAG
- a CDS encoding DUF1926 domain-containing protein — translation MKKINLVLGIHNHQPVGNFDFVFEHAYEVAYKPFIKILAKYPKIKLAQHYTGILFQWILKNHPEFFDDLKALVDKGQVELITGGFYEPILAVIPDQDKLDQIKKLTDFIVKHFDKTPVGMWLAERVWEQHIVKFIAMAGVKYVIIDDTHFRYAGLTGEKLLGYYITEEQGYTVNIFPISKMLRYTIPFQPVEKTIDYLREIATEEGDRVVVYADDGEKFGVWPNTYKHVYEDGWLEEFFTALEENSDWINILHFSEVIQKIKPIGRIYLPNASYAEMMHWALPADAYLDYEKLEEHLKEEGMYEQYSRFFRGGFWRNFLVKYPEANNLHKKMLRVSERARKLQAKGKDVSIALDKIWSAQCNDPYWHGIFGGLYLTNLRSTAYRNLISAENELDKIESKKLIRYEFTDFDRDGRDELIVESPNFNIYINPNYGGQIFELDFKPVEFNITDVITRRKEGYHEKLIRLASEQNNPNNHGVASIHDMLLAKEEGLERFLHYDWYRRGSLIDHFLGDGTTLENFYQCRYPEQGDFVDQPYHVETNFKKSALEIILSREGNVWVENERKRVRVEKRITVNKNANDLFIDYKIENLEDEMLDLWFGVEFACNFLAPDSEDRYFYFVGYEIEDKKLRSIGSVDDVVSFGVVDEWVGLDMNFYLSKFANVWRFPLESISLSEAGFERVYQGSVILLNWNIKLSKEWTVQIHKSFRKLKK, via the coding sequence GTGAAAAAAATTAATCTCGTCCTCGGAATCCATAACCATCAACCAGTGGGTAATTTTGACTTCGTCTTTGAACATGCATATGAAGTCGCTTATAAACCATTTATCAAAATCCTCGCAAAATATCCGAAGATCAAACTCGCACAACATTATACCGGCATCTTATTTCAATGGATTTTAAAAAATCATCCCGAGTTCTTTGATGACTTGAAGGCCCTCGTTGACAAAGGACAGGTGGAATTGATAACTGGGGGATTTTATGAACCGATTCTTGCAGTAATTCCAGATCAAGATAAGTTGGATCAAATTAAAAAGTTAACCGACTTTATCGTTAAACATTTTGATAAAACACCAGTTGGAATGTGGCTTGCTGAAAGAGTGTGGGAACAGCACATCGTCAAGTTTATCGCAATGGCTGGGGTTAAATATGTGATAATTGATGATACACATTTTCGGTATGCTGGTTTAACTGGGGAGAAACTTCTCGGATATTACATCACCGAGGAACAAGGTTATACTGTTAACATCTTCCCGATAAGCAAAATGTTAAGATATACGATCCCGTTTCAACCTGTTGAGAAGACAATTGATTACTTAAGAGAAATTGCAACGGAAGAAGGCGATAGAGTTGTCGTCTATGCCGACGATGGCGAGAAGTTCGGCGTCTGGCCAAATACATATAAACATGTCTATGAGGATGGATGGCTTGAGGAGTTCTTCACAGCACTTGAAGAAAACAGCGATTGGATAAACATACTTCACTTTTCCGAGGTAATTCAAAAAATAAAACCAATTGGTAGAATTTATTTGCCTAATGCCTCCTACGCTGAGATGATGCATTGGGCTTTGCCAGCAGATGCGTATCTTGATTATGAAAAACTTGAAGAACACCTAAAGGAAGAGGGAATGTATGAGCAATATTCAAGATTTTTCAGAGGTGGCTTCTGGAGAAATTTCCTTGTAAAATATCCCGAGGCAAATAACCTTCACAAAAAAATGCTAAGAGTTTCCGAAAGAGCGAGGAAACTTCAAGCGAAAGGAAAAGATGTAAGCATCGCTCTTGATAAAATTTGGTCTGCACAATGTAATGATCCATACTGGCATGGGATCTTCGGTGGTTTATATCTTACAAATTTAAGGTCAACTGCTTATAGAAATTTGATAAGCGCTGAAAATGAACTTGATAAAATTGAATCTAAGAAGCTCATTCGTTATGAGTTTACCGATTTTGACAGAGATGGAAGGGATGAACTTATCGTTGAATCACCAAACTTTAACATTTATATAAATCCAAATTACGGTGGGCAGATTTTTGAACTTGACTTCAAGCCAGTTGAGTTTAACATAACGGATGTGATCACAAGGAGAAAGGAGGGTTATCATGAAAAATTAATTCGGCTCGCAAGCGAGCAAAATAATCCAAACAATCACGGCGTCGCAAGCATACACGATATGCTATTAGCAAAGGAAGAAGGACTTGAAAGGTTCTTGCATTATGATTGGTATAGGCGAGGCAGCTTAATTGATCATTTCCTGGGCGATGGGACAACGCTTGAGAATTTTTATCAGTGTAGATATCCAGAACAGGGTGATTTTGTTGATCAACCTTATCATGTTGAGACAAATTTCAAGAAGAGCGCTCTTGAGATCATACTCTCAAGGGAAGGTAATGTTTGGGTTGAAAACGAAAGGAAAAGGGTTCGTGTTGAAAAAAGGATAACGGTAAATAAAAACGCTAACGATCTTTTCATAGATTACAAAATTGAAAATCTTGAAGATGAGATGCTTGATCTGTGGTTTGGAGTGGAGTTCGCTTGCAACTTTCTTGCGCCTGATTCTGAAGATAGATATTTTTACTTTGTTGGATATGAAATTGAAGATAAAAAATTAAGAAGCATCGGTTCTGTTGATGATGTTGTTTCCTTCGGCGTCGTTGATGAATGGGTTGGGCTTGATATGAACTTCTATTTAAGCAAGTTCGCAAATGTTTGGAGATTTCCGCTTGAATCAATTTCTCTTTCTGAAGCTGGCTTTGAAAGAGTTTATCAAGGTTCCGTTATTTTACTCAACTGGAACATAAAGTTAAGCAAAGAATGGACTGTCCAAATTCATAAATCGTTCAGGAAATTAAAAAAGTAA
- a CDS encoding YfiM family protein translates to MQVKILKIFLLLVFCFGEVFPFGNYFSADDSISKPVGEKINYTKLAIVGLGTVGVMGVIHVYQQNAWWSGQRRSFHVVNDWDYALNIDKIGHFYGANLISNLFASSLQWAGVEKKKSMIYGAVLGSVFGLYVEFEDGFATQWGFSPGDAGANILGAWYPIAQHYVPFLKNFNFKWSYIPTSQLRSGKKKIFIDDHEGQVMWLSISVNNFLPKEIEKFYPDFLNIAIGYGVRELDGLGGGKREFYISLDYDLEKLPGDGWFLKLLKKNLNYIHLPAPAVRLTPSFAFFGFFFSKRI, encoded by the coding sequence GTGCAGGTTAAAATTCTGAAAATTTTCCTGCTTCTTGTTTTCTGCTTTGGTGAGGTTTTTCCATTTGGGAATTATTTTTCCGCGGATGATTCAATCTCAAAACCAGTTGGTGAAAAAATTAACTACACGAAGCTTGCGATCGTTGGACTTGGGACTGTTGGAGTGATGGGCGTTATACATGTCTATCAGCAAAACGCTTGGTGGAGTGGACAGAGGAGATCATTTCATGTCGTGAACGATTGGGATTATGCTCTTAACATTGATAAGATTGGGCATTTCTATGGTGCAAATTTGATTTCAAATTTATTTGCTTCATCGCTTCAATGGGCTGGGGTTGAAAAAAAGAAATCAATGATATATGGGGCCGTGCTTGGATCGGTTTTTGGACTTTATGTTGAATTTGAAGATGGATTCGCAACTCAATGGGGCTTTAGCCCAGGCGATGCAGGCGCAAACATACTTGGGGCATGGTACCCAATCGCTCAACACTATGTCCCGTTTCTAAAGAATTTCAACTTCAAATGGAGCTACATTCCAACATCCCAGCTTAGAAGCGGAAAGAAAAAAATTTTCATTGATGATCACGAAGGACAGGTAATGTGGCTTTCAATTTCAGTTAACAATTTCCTTCCAAAAGAAATTGAAAAATTTTATCCCGACTTCCTTAACATCGCAATAGGTTATGGCGTAAGAGAACTTGACGGTCTTGGTGGGGGAAAACGAGAATTTTATATTTCGCTTGATTATGATCTTGAGAAACTTCCCGGCGATGGTTGGTTTCTAAAACTTTTGAAGAAAAATTTAAACTACATTCATCTCCCGGCACCTGCCGTAAGATTAACACCCAGTTTTGCTTTTTTTGGATTTTTCTTCTCAAAGAGAATCTAA